The Faecalibacterium sp. I3-3-89 sequence AGCTGTCCTGCGCCGCCGCAGCCTTCGCCAGCGTCAGGGCCTTTTCCACCTGTTCCCGGCGGGCGTCGTCCTGTGCCGCCGCGAGTACGGTGCCGATGTGGCCGTCGAACAGCTGGCTGTAAAGCTGGGCCTGCTTTTTGTCCACACCCTGCCCGATGCACCACTTGGCGCACTCCTCGGGGCTGACCGGGGCCACAGCAAAGCTGACGCAGCGGCTACGGATGGTGGGCAGGACACCAGCCAGCGAGTCCGCGGTCAAGAGGAACAGCACTCCCTCAGGCGGCTCTTCCATCACCTTCAGAAGGGCGTTGGCAGACTCCTCGTTCATCCGCTCCACATGATAGAGCAGGACGGCGCGGCCTTCGGCAGAGAGGCTGGTGTTGAAGATCTCAGTGCGCATGGCCTTGACCTGACTGACGAGATACCGCCCGCCTGTGCCCATGCCAGTGACGGAGATGGCCTCCCGCACGATGCCCGTTTCCACCCTACCGCTGCTGCGGTCGCCGGCCTTGCCTACGGCACGACAGCATTCGCCCCGCAGAAGGGCCTCAGCGGGCGCGCCGCCCGCAGGGTAAAGATAGTCTGCTGCCACGCAGCGGGCCGCGTAGCCCGCGCCTAAGCCCGTCTCACCCACCAAGAGCACACTGTGGGTCAGGCGGCGGCTCTCCAGCATCAGGCGGACGCTGTCTTTGAGGGCGGCGTTGCCCGCAAGGCGGTCGATCATCATGAGCGGCTCACCTCCGGTTCTTTCGCTTCCACTGCTCCCGGCGGATCCACGCCCGGACGCTGCGCAGGGCCTGCGGCCCGAAGAAGAGTGCGAAGCCCAGCATACTCAGCAGATAGCTCACCTTATACAGCCACCCGGCGGTAAGGAAGCTGAACAGCCACATGGCGGCAGCAAAGAGGCCGAAGTACTTCACCTTCACCGGGAAGACGAAGAACAAAAGCACCTGCACCTCGGGGTAGAGCATGGCGAAAGCCAGCAGCAGGGACAGCGACAGACAGTAGGTATCGGCGGGGATGCCGGTGACGAGACAGCCCAGCGCCGTGCCCGCCATCCCCAGCAGGAAGTAGAGGTTGAAGCGGAAATCGCCCCACTCCTTTTCCAGCGCAGAGCCGATGAACCATGTGAAGTAGATGCCCAGAATGACGCTCAGCGGCCCGCCCCCCGAGAACGGGATGAAGACAAAGGTGATGAGACGCCACACCTGCCCCATCAGCAGCAGGCCCCGGCTCAGGCCGAGGTAGGATGAGACAAATTGATTTACGA is a genomic window containing:
- a CDS encoding rhomboid family intramembrane serine protease, which gives rise to MNWISRLERKYGRFCIPNLISLIVGGQILVYAIELFVNQFVSSYLGLSRGLLLMGQVWRLITFVFIPFSGGGPLSVILGIYFTWFIGSALEKEWGDFRFNLYFLLGMAGTALGCLVTGIPADTYCLSLSLLLAFAMLYPEVQVLLFFVFPVKVKYFGLFAAAMWLFSFLTAGWLYKVSYLLSMLGFALFFGPQALRSVRAWIRREQWKRKNRR